One Phaseolus vulgaris cultivar G19833 chromosome 2, P. vulgaris v2.0, whole genome shotgun sequence DNA window includes the following coding sequences:
- the LOC137811368 gene encoding protein TPX2-like, protein MVMMMMMTEEEDMEIEEPQLFVAHEIDLDYEFDAVRFFDFSQQETPAQARQAQLWFQSAVSYPPSPFVAKLVVGEDESERLECATTVHGAKPDNVLSGIGFSRTVFHHDGGSKGGDESGNMSAFLSGVPRDISGKLLPVTPGLTFSSKTINSNLSSKVKPAVVKVSTLMKPTASQLAKQNRPHQIVSSRFQKAQDQNKKMNLSTSFGIECQAAKRQKLEGGTLHKVGDEKQQVNFVHKAPKKVASVDQNSGHSKLKITIPREPDLETAHRAQRIRPKKAAEAEVVTVAAPRFKARPLNRKILDAPLLPFSKRSTPRLPEFQEFHLKTQERAMQHTSASSSSSLHCNDSYKDSDKPTAVFAQENRIRDLRRPSAMGAQKHNVLDFAHSFKARPLNKKIFSSKGDIGVFRNRKQETTVPMEFNFHTEKRIQHNPPIELFSKMSLTSEVQSNNGSQLKMHRHSKVFREDSKENIGSSFHGDAKETPFIFGGKQSGREGCVREAGTLLTARRSLGIR, encoded by the exons atggtgatgatgatgatgatgacggAGGAGGAAGATATGGAAATAGAAGAGCCACAGCTGTTTGTTGCTCATGAGATTGACTTGGATTACGAGTTCGACGCAGTTCGATTCTTCGATTTCAGTCAACAAGAAACTCCTGCGCAAGCTCGCCAAGCCCAACTCTGGTTTCAATCCGCCGTCAGCTACCCTCCTTCCC ctTTTGTGGCGAAGCTAGTGGTGGGAGAGGACGAATCAGAGCGTCTGGAATGCGCAACCACCGTTCACGGTGCCAAGCCTGATAATGTTTTGTCAGGGATTGGATTTTCCCGCACCGTTTTTCACCATGACGGCG GTTCAAAAGGAGGGGATGAGAGCGGGAACATGTCTGCCTTTCTGAGTGGAGTTCCACGGGATATTAGTGGGAAACTGTTACCAGTAACTCCAG GACTGACCTTTAGCAGCAAGACAATCAATAGCAATTTGAGCTCTAAAGTTAAACCTGCTGTCGTGAAGGTTTCAACACTAATGAAACCTACTGCTAGTCAGTTGGCTAAGCAAAATCGGCCCCATCAAATTGTTAGCTCAAG GTTTCAGAAAGCACaagatcaaaacaaaaaaatgaatttgtctACCTCTTTTGGCATAGAGTGTCAAGCTGCCAAACGACAGAAATTAGAAGGTGGCACCTTGCACAAG GTTGGTGATGAAAAGCAGCAAGTTAATTTTGTCCACAAGGCACCTAAGAAG GTTGCAAGTGTTGATCAAAATTCTGGACATTCCAAGCTGAAGATTACAATTCCTAGAGAGCCTGACTTAGAAACAGCTCACAGAGCACAAAGGATTAG ACCTAAAAAAGCTGCAGAGGCAGAAGTTGTAACAGTGGCAGCCCCCAGATTCAAAGCCCGCCCTTTAAATAGAAAA ATTCTAGATGCTCCTTTGTTACCATTTTCCAAGAGGAGCACACCACGATTGCCTGAATTTCAA GAATTTCATCTCAAGACACAGGAGAGGGCTATGCAGCATACATCTGCCTCTTCATCATCTTCACTTCATTGCAATGATTCATATAAG GATTCGGACAAACCTACCGCTGTTTTTGCTCAAGAAAATAGAATCAGGGATTTGAGAAG GCCATCTGCCATGGGTGCTCAAAAGCATAATGTTTTGGATTTTGCACATAGTTTTAAAGCTCGGCCTCTTAATAAGAAG ATTTTTTCAAGTAAAGGAGATATTGGTGTTTTTCGGAACAGAAAGCAGGAAACCACTGTGCCAATG GAATTTAATTTCCATACGGAAAAGAGGATTCAGCATAATCCACCAATTGAACTCTTTAGCAAG ATGTCCCTAACATCCGAAGTCCAGTCAAATAATGGATCTCAGTTGAAAATGCATCGGCATTCGAAAGTGTTTAGAGAG GattcaaaagaaaatataggGAGTTCTTTTCATGGGGATGCAAAG GAAACGCCTTTCATATTTGGAGGAAAGCAAAGTGGGAGAGAAGGCTGCGTCCGTGAAGCTGGTACTCTGTTAACTGCGAGGAG GAGCTTGGGTATTCGATGA
- the LOC137811369 gene encoding subtilisin-like protease: MEKSKYVLELAFLLGLVFMLSTMATSFAKDHGSNLQTYIVHVKRPESRATIESEELHKWYHSFLPQASNKDRMVFSYRNVASGFAVKLTPEEAKALLEKDEIVSARPERILSLHTTHTPSFLGLRQGLGLWNSSNLGQGVIIGVIDTGIYPFHPSFNDEGMPPPPPKWKGHCEFTGQRTCNNKLIGARNLLKSANEEPPFENFFHGTHTAAEAAGRFVENASVFGNAQGTAAGMAPNAHLAMYKVCNDKVGCTESAILAAMDIAIDDGVDVLSLSLGLGSLPFVEDPIAIGAFAAIQNGVFVSCSAANSGPGYSTLSNEAPWILTVGASTIDRKIAASAVLGNGAEYEGESLFQPEDFSPTLLPLVYAGANGILNSSFCVPGFLNNVDVKGKVVVCDIGGGFSSVVKGQVVLDAGGVAMILANSQSLGFSTFAVAHVLPAVEVSYVAGLAIKSYINSTTSPTATISFKGTVIGDALAPAVVSFSSRGPSQASPGILKPDIIGPGVNILAAWAVSVDNKIPPYNIVSGTSMSCPHLSGVAALLKSAHPDWSPAAIKSAIMTTANTVNLGGQPILDQRLLPADIFATGAGHVNPNKANDPGLVYDIQSDDYIPYLCGLGYEDREIGILVQRRVRCSGVKAIPEAQLNYPSFSIVMGSDTQYYTRTLTNVGPAEATYIVDLVVPLAMGMSVNPSQITFTEVNQKVTFSVEFIPQIKENRGNHTFAQGSLSWIRVSDKHTVRIPLSVIFK; this comes from the exons ATGGAGAAAAGCAAGTACGTGTTGGAGCTTGCGTTTCTTCTGGGTCTCGTTTTCATGCTTAGCACCATGGCAACTTCATTTGCCAAAGACCATGGCAGCAACTTGCAAACTTACATTGTTCACGTGAAAAGGCCAGAAAGTAGAGCTACCATTGAATCAGAAGAGTTACATAAGTGGTACCACTCCTTCCTTCCACAGGCCTCCAACAAGGATCGAATGGTTTTCTCTTACCGCAACGTTGCCTCTGGATTTGCCGTGAAGTTAACCCCAGAAGAAGCCAAAGCTCTTCTAGAGAAAGATGAGATTGTGTCAGCTCGTCCTGAAAGGATACTTTCTCTACACACCACACACACTCCATCATTCTTGGGGCTGCGACAAGGACTAGGATTGTGGAATAGTTCCAACCTTGGCCAAGGCGTCATAATTGGAGTCATAGACACAG gtATATACCCTTTCCATCCATCTTTCAACGATGAAGGGATGCCACCTCCACCACCAAAATGGAAAGGGCACTGTGAATTCACAGGGCAAAGAACATGCAACAATAAACTCATTGGTGCAAGGAACTTGCTCAAAAGTGCTAATGAAGAGCCtccttttgaaaactttttccaCGGAACTCACACCGCTGCAGAAGCCGCGGGAAGATTTGTAGAGAACGCTAGTGTTTTTGGCAACGCTCAGGGAACTGCAGCAGGCATGGCACCTAATGCTCACTTAGCTATGTACAAAGTGTGCAATGATAAAGTAGGGTGCACCGAAAGTGCCATCTTAGCCGCAATGGACATAGCCATTGATGATGGTGTTGATGTTCTCTCTCTTTCCCTTGGATTAGGCTCTCTTCCATTCGTTGAAGACCCAATTGCCATTGGTGCATTTGCAGCTATTCAGAACGGAGTTTTTGTTAGTTGCTCAGCCGCAAACTCTGGCCCTGGGTATAGCACTCTCTCTAACGAAGCCCCGTGGATCCTCACCGTTGGTGCAAGCACCATTGACAGAAAGATAGCAGCATCAGCAGTACTAGGAAATGGTGCAGAATATGAAGGGGAATCTCTGTTCCAACCCGAAGACTTTTCCCCTACTCTGCTACCACTTGTGTATGCTGGTGCAAACGGAATCCTCAACTCCAGCTTCTGTGTCCCAGGATTCTTAAACAACGTTGATGTGAAGGGAAAAGTGGTGGTGTGTGACATAGGTGGAGGATTTTCAAGCGTAGTCAAAGGACAAGTAGTTCTGGACGCTGGTGGCGTGGCCATGATTCTCGCCAACTCACAGTCTCTTGGCTTCAGTACTTTCGCTGTTGCTCATGTTTTACCTGCTGTGGAAGTTAGTTACGTTGCTGGGTTGGCCATAAAGTCTTACATAAACTCAACCACCTCACCAACTGCAACAATCTCGTTCAAAGGAACCGTCATTGGCGATGCACTTGCTCCCGCAGTCGTTTCGTTTTcttcaaggggtccaagccagGCTAGTCCCGGGATTCTAAAACCTGACATTATTGGACCAGGAGTCAACATCTTAGCTGCATGGGCTGTCTCTGTAGACAACAAAATCCCACCATATAATATTGTTTCAG GAACATCAATGTCTTGTCCTCACCTTAGTGGTGTTGCTGCATTGCTGAAAAGTGCACACCCTGATTGGTCCCCTGCGGCTATAAAATCAGCAATTATGACGACTGCCAACACAGTGAACCTGGGAGGACAACCCATATTGGACCAGAGGCTTCTTCCTGCTGACATATTTGCCACTGGTGCAGGCCATGTTAACCCTAACAAAGCAAATGATCCGGGGCTTGTTTATGATATTCAGTCAGATGATTATATTCCCTATTTGTGTGGTCTGGGTTACGAGGATAGAGAAATTGGAATTCTTGTGCAGAGGAGAGTGAGGTGCTCCGGTGTAAAAGCCATACCAGAAGCACAACTCAATTACCCTTCGTTTTCTATTGTGATGGGGTCTGATACACAGTACTACACCAGAACGTTGACCAACGTTGGACCTGCAGAGGCAACTTACATCGTGGATCTTGTAGTGCCTTTGGCCATGGGGATGAGCGTGAACCCTAGTCAGATAACATTCACAGAGGTGAACCAGAAGGTTACATTCTCTGTGGAGTTTATCCCACAAATCAAAGAAAATAGGGGCAACCATACTTTTGCTCAGGGTTCTCTCTCCTGGATCAGGGTGTCTGACAAACACACTGTTAGAATCCCCTTATCTGTTATTTTCAAGTGA
- the LOC137809690 gene encoding subtilisin-like protease 3: MELALPLALIFMLISICQTSAHRNPEFVKAIKEHYFPTQEIDVPNSLLTYIVRVKKGDEGGDGDSLGSMDLHSWYHSLLPSSTRSDQKQNRITFLYRNVMDGFSVELTPEEADALQEKEEVVSVRPERTFSLHTTHTPSFLGLQQGLGGLWSNSDSGKGIIIGILDTGITPDHPSFSDEGMPFPPAKWKGLCEFSGRRTCNNKLIGARHFIKSSNSSLPLDHVGHGTHTASTATGRFVQGANVFGNAKGTAVGMAPDAHLAIYKVCDIFGCSESAILAGMDTAIEDGVDVLSLSIGGRSGPLFDDPIALGAFSAIQKGIFVSCSAGNSGPGYTTLSNEAPWILTVGASTIDRRIVAAAKLGNGQVFNGESVFQPNNFTSTLLPLVYAGSIGNSSSSLCAPGSLENVDVKGKVVLCEVGGFIRRVSKGQEVKNAGGVAMILMNSLKEDFNPFADVHVLPATHVSYPAGLAIKSYINSTSTPTATILFGGTVIGSVSAPAVTSFSSRGPSFASPGILKPDIIGPGQNILAAWPVSLDNNVPSFNILSGTSMSCPHLSGIAALLKNSHPDWSPAAIKSAIMTSANAVNLGGKSILDERLLPADVFATGAGHVNPLKANDPGLVYDIEPNDYIPYLCGLNYTDEEVGLILNQNVDCSQVKSIPQAQLNYPSFSIRLGSTSQFYTRTLTNVGAASVTYNVEIEAPLGVGISISPAEITFTEVKQKVTYSVGFVPEDKKNRGNHPFSQGSIRWVSGNGKYSVSIPIAVVFL, from the exons ATGGAACTTGCATTGCCTCTTGCTcttattttcatgctaattagtATATGTCAGACTTCAGCACATCGAAATCCAGAATTCGTGAAAGCAATAAAGGAACATTATTTTCCAACTCAGGAAATTGATGTTCCAAACAGCTTGTTGACTTACATTGTTCGCGTTAAAAAGGGTGATGAGGGTGGGGATGGTGATTCTCTTGGGTCTATGGACCTCCATAGTTGGTACCATTCGCTTCTCCCTTCCAGTACCAGATCCGATCAGAAGCAGAACCGCATTACTTTCTTATACCGCAACGTGATGGATGGATTTTCCGTGGAATTGACCCCAGAAGAAGCCGATGCTCTTCAAGAGAAGGAGGAGGTTGTGTCAGTACGTCCTGAAAGGACCTTTTCATTACACACAACTCACACTCCATCGTTCTTGGGGTTGCAACAAGGACTGGGAGGATTATGGAGCAATTCCGATTCTGGCAAAGGCATCATAATTGGAATTCTGGACACTGGCATAACCCCTGATCACCCTTCTTTCTCTGACGAAGGAATGCCATTTCCACCAGCAAAATGGAAGGGGCTCTGTGAATTCTCAGGACGGAGGACTTGCAACAACAAGCTCATTGGTGCAAGACATTTTATCAAAAGCTCAAACTCATCCCTTCCACTGGATCATGTTGGACATGGGACTCACACAGCCAGCACAGCCACAGGAAG GTTTGTGCAGGGTGCTAATGTCTTTGGCAATGCTAAGGGTACAGCGGTTGGCATGGCACCTGATGCACACTTAGCAATATACAAGGTATGTGACATCTTTGGTTGTTCAGAAAGTGCGATCCTAGCTGGAATGGACACTGCCATAGAGGATGGTGTGGAtgtactttctctctccattgGGGGACGCTCTGGTCCTTTATTTGACGATCCAATTGCACTTGGTGCATTCAGTGCAATTCAAAAGGGAATTTTCGTTAGCTGTTCAGCTGGTAACTCTGGTCCTGGTTATACCACTTTGTCCAATGAGGCTCCCTGGATTCTCACCGTTGGTGCAAGCACCATTGACAGAAGAATAGTAGCAGCAGCAAAACTTGGCAACGGGCAAGTGTTCAACGGGGAATCTGTTTTCCAACCCAACAACTTCACCTCCACTTTACTCCCACTTGTGTATGCAGGTTCAATTGGAAATTCCTCGTCGAGCTTGTGTGCCCCTGGATCCTTAGAGAACGTAGACGTGAAGGGAAAGGTAGTGTTGTGCGAGGTTGGTGGATTCATTAGAAGAGTAAGCAAAGGACAAGAAGTTAAGAACGCTGGTGGTGTAGCCATGATCCTCATGAACTCACTAAAGGAAGACTTCAATCCATTTGCCGATGTTCACGTTCTTCCTGCTACACACGTGAGTTACCCTGCCGGGTTAGCCATCAAAAGTTACATAAACTCAACCTCAACACCAACAGCAACAATCTTGTTCGGAGGAACCGTTATTGGAAGTGTCTCTGCACCTGCAGTCACTTCCTTTTCCTCGAGGGGTCCAAGTTTTGCAAGCCCGGGAATTCTGAAGCCTGACATCATTGGTCCAGGACAGAACATTCTAGCTGCATGGCCCGTGTCTTTGGACAACAATGTGCCTTCATTCAACATCCTTTCAGGCACCTCAATGTCTTGTCCTCATCTCAGTGGCATTGCTGCTTTGCTTAAAAACTCTCATCCAGATTGGTCTCCTGCTGCCATAAAATCAGCAATCATGACCAGTGCTAATGCAGTAAACCTTGGAGGGAAGTCCATATTGGATGAAAGGCTTCTACCTGCTGATGTTTTTGCCACAGGAGCTGGACATGTTAACCCTTTGAAGGCCAATGATCCCGGCCTCGTTTATGATATTGAACCAAATGATTACATTCCTTATTTGTGTGGCTTGAACTACACTGATGAAGAAGTTGGACTGATTTTGAACCAAAATGTGGACTGCTCCCAGGTGAAAAGCATACCTCAGGCTCAACTCAATTATCCCTCGTTTTCAATTCGGTTGGGATCTACTTCACAATTCTACACCAGAACACTCACAAATGTTGGAGCCGCCAGTGTAACCTACAACGTAGAAATTGAAGCACCTTTGGGAGTAGGCATAAGCATAAGCCCTGCTGAGATAACATTCACAGAGGTGAAGCAGAAGGTTACATACTCTGTTGGATTTGTTCCGGAAGACAAAAAGAATAGAGGGAATCACCCGTTTTCTCAAGGGTCTATCAGGTGGGTATCTGGCAATGGCAAGTACTCTGTTAGCATCCCTATAGCTGTTGTTTTCCTATGA
- the LOC137811370 gene encoding 30-kDa cleavage and polyadenylation specificity factor 30 isoform X2 — translation MSSDSTKENASVVDSSVTEWRNDIGNSDDPESSCYKFNENNNPIRADIAGHSYGLVGHPTGIGVEKWNDIKYFIIKSLNRENIDLSIKKGIWATQIMNERILEEAFHNSGCVILIFSVNMSGSFQGYAQMMSSIGRGRDNVWSEGIGKSNPWGRSFKVQWLCFNDLPFYKTLHLKNPLNDYKPVKISRDCQELSPDIGLALCELLDGKNDTNDLLTSSSRDDFSFKGRYVNTPSSMGDEDCNFPPYPMSWSMPLPYSSMFYQNQPVVNEFRSTKQRFSGTMLTETLPINSCVSPQVSGIKRAHYSGHIPEIQTKKDVACQLDFWGVSPGCPLAGSTLTEDDFLDMSYEEYLEEVHSRGRKQLRISEHRRMC, via the exons ATGTCTTCTGATAGCACAAAGGAAAATGCGTCGGTAGTTGATTCATCAGTCACTGAATGGAGGAATGACATTGGAAATTCAGATGATCCAG AGAGCTCCTGTTACAagtttaatgaaaataataatccAATTCGGGCAGATATAGCGGGACACTCTTATGGTCTGGTAGGGCATCCAACAGGAATTGGAGTGGAAAAATGGAATGATATTAAGTATTTCATCATTAAGAGTTTGAACCGTGAAAATATCGATTTGTCTATTAAGAAAGGAATTTGGGCTACTCAAATCATGAATGAACGGATTCTAGAAGAAGCTTTTCAT AACTCGGGCTGTGTAATCCTTATATTTAGTGTCAACATGAGTGGTTCCTTCCAAGGATATGCACAAATGATGTCCTCCATTGGAAGGGGTAGAGACAATGTTTGGAGTGAGGGAATTGGTAAAAGTAATCCTTGGGGCCGCAGTTTTAAGGTCCAGTGGCTGTGTTTCAATGATTTGCCTTTCTACAAGACTCTACATCTCAAGAATCCATTGAATGACTATAAGCCTGTCAAAATTAGCAGAGACTGTCAG GAGTTATCTCCAGACATTGGCCTAGCTCTTTGTGAACTCCTTGATGGTAAGAACGATACAAATGACCTACTGACCAG TTCATCAAGGGATGATTTTTCATTTAAGGGCCGCTATGTGAATACTCCAAGTTCAATGGGAGACGAAGACTGTAATTTTCCTCCATATCCTATGTCATGGTCAATGCCCCTGCCTTATTCTTCCATGTTTTACCAAAATCAACCTGTAGTAAATGAATTTCGTTCAACAAAGCAGAGATTCAGTGGGACAATGCTTACTGAAACATTGCCTATCAATTCTTGTGTGTCGCCACAAGTGTCAGGGATTAAACGTGCTCATTATAGTGGACATATTCCAGAGATACAAACAAAGAAGGACGTGGCTTGTCAATTAGATTTTTGGGGTGTGTCTCCAGGCTGCCCTTTAGCTGGTAGTACCCTAACTGAGGATGATTTTCTTGACATG TCCTATGAAGAATACCTGGAGGAGGTGCATAGCAGAGGCAGGAAACAGTTACGGATCAGT GAACATAGAAGAATGTGCTGA
- the LOC137811370 gene encoding 30-kDa cleavage and polyadenylation specificity factor 30 isoform X1 — translation MSSDSTKENASVVDSSVTEWRNDIGNSDDPESSCYKFNENNNPIRADIAGHSYGLVGHPTGIGVEKWNDIKYFIIKSLNRENIDLSIKKGIWATQIMNERILEEAFHNSGCVILIFSVNMSGSFQGYAQMMSSIGRGRDNVWSEGIGKSNPWGRSFKVQWLCFNDLPFYKTLHLKNPLNDYKPVKISRDCQELSPDIGLALCELLDGKNDTNDLLTSSSRDDFSFKGRYVNTPSSMGDEDCNFPPYPMSWSMPLPYSSMFYQNQPVVNEFRSTKQRFSGTMLTETLPINSCVSPQVSGIKRAHYSGHIPEIQTKKDVACQLDFWGVSPGCPLAGSTLTEDDFLDMSYEEYLEEVHSRGRKQLRISATKPCLK, via the exons ATGTCTTCTGATAGCACAAAGGAAAATGCGTCGGTAGTTGATTCATCAGTCACTGAATGGAGGAATGACATTGGAAATTCAGATGATCCAG AGAGCTCCTGTTACAagtttaatgaaaataataatccAATTCGGGCAGATATAGCGGGACACTCTTATGGTCTGGTAGGGCATCCAACAGGAATTGGAGTGGAAAAATGGAATGATATTAAGTATTTCATCATTAAGAGTTTGAACCGTGAAAATATCGATTTGTCTATTAAGAAAGGAATTTGGGCTACTCAAATCATGAATGAACGGATTCTAGAAGAAGCTTTTCAT AACTCGGGCTGTGTAATCCTTATATTTAGTGTCAACATGAGTGGTTCCTTCCAAGGATATGCACAAATGATGTCCTCCATTGGAAGGGGTAGAGACAATGTTTGGAGTGAGGGAATTGGTAAAAGTAATCCTTGGGGCCGCAGTTTTAAGGTCCAGTGGCTGTGTTTCAATGATTTGCCTTTCTACAAGACTCTACATCTCAAGAATCCATTGAATGACTATAAGCCTGTCAAAATTAGCAGAGACTGTCAG GAGTTATCTCCAGACATTGGCCTAGCTCTTTGTGAACTCCTTGATGGTAAGAACGATACAAATGACCTACTGACCAG TTCATCAAGGGATGATTTTTCATTTAAGGGCCGCTATGTGAATACTCCAAGTTCAATGGGAGACGAAGACTGTAATTTTCCTCCATATCCTATGTCATGGTCAATGCCCCTGCCTTATTCTTCCATGTTTTACCAAAATCAACCTGTAGTAAATGAATTTCGTTCAACAAAGCAGAGATTCAGTGGGACAATGCTTACTGAAACATTGCCTATCAATTCTTGTGTGTCGCCACAAGTGTCAGGGATTAAACGTGCTCATTATAGTGGACATATTCCAGAGATACAAACAAAGAAGGACGTGGCTTGTCAATTAGATTTTTGGGGTGTGTCTCCAGGCTGCCCTTTAGCTGGTAGTACCCTAACTGAGGATGATTTTCTTGACATG TCCTATGAAGAATACCTGGAGGAGGTGCATAGCAGAGGCAGGAAACAGTTACGGATCAGT GCAACTAAACCATGTTTGAAATGA
- the LOC137811370 gene encoding 30-kDa cleavage and polyadenylation specificity factor 30 isoform X3 — MSSDSTKENASVVDSSVTEWRNDIGNSDDPESSCYKFNENNNPIRADIAGHSYGLVGHPTGIGVEKWNDIKYFIIKSLNRENIDLSIKKGIWATQIMNERILEEAFHNSGCVILIFSVNMSGSFQGYAQMMSSIGRGRDNVWSEGIGKSNPWGRSFKVQWLCFNDLPFYKTLHLKNPLNDYKPVKISRDCQELSPDIGLALCELLDGKNDTNDLLTSSSRDDFSFKGRYVNTPSSMGDEDCNFPPYPMSWSMPLPYSSMFYQNQPVVNEFRSTKQRFSGTMLTETLPINSCVSPQVSGIKRAHYSGHIPEIQTKKDVACQLDFWGVSPGCPLAVL; from the exons ATGTCTTCTGATAGCACAAAGGAAAATGCGTCGGTAGTTGATTCATCAGTCACTGAATGGAGGAATGACATTGGAAATTCAGATGATCCAG AGAGCTCCTGTTACAagtttaatgaaaataataatccAATTCGGGCAGATATAGCGGGACACTCTTATGGTCTGGTAGGGCATCCAACAGGAATTGGAGTGGAAAAATGGAATGATATTAAGTATTTCATCATTAAGAGTTTGAACCGTGAAAATATCGATTTGTCTATTAAGAAAGGAATTTGGGCTACTCAAATCATGAATGAACGGATTCTAGAAGAAGCTTTTCAT AACTCGGGCTGTGTAATCCTTATATTTAGTGTCAACATGAGTGGTTCCTTCCAAGGATATGCACAAATGATGTCCTCCATTGGAAGGGGTAGAGACAATGTTTGGAGTGAGGGAATTGGTAAAAGTAATCCTTGGGGCCGCAGTTTTAAGGTCCAGTGGCTGTGTTTCAATGATTTGCCTTTCTACAAGACTCTACATCTCAAGAATCCATTGAATGACTATAAGCCTGTCAAAATTAGCAGAGACTGTCAG GAGTTATCTCCAGACATTGGCCTAGCTCTTTGTGAACTCCTTGATGGTAAGAACGATACAAATGACCTACTGACCAG TTCATCAAGGGATGATTTTTCATTTAAGGGCCGCTATGTGAATACTCCAAGTTCAATGGGAGACGAAGACTGTAATTTTCCTCCATATCCTATGTCATGGTCAATGCCCCTGCCTTATTCTTCCATGTTTTACCAAAATCAACCTGTAGTAAATGAATTTCGTTCAACAAAGCAGAGATTCAGTGGGACAATGCTTACTGAAACATTGCCTATCAATTCTTGTGTGTCGCCACAAGTGTCAGGGATTAAACGTGCTCATTATAGTGGACATATTCCAGAGATACAAACAAAGAAGGACGTGGCTTGTCAATTAGATTTTTGGGGTGTGTCTCCAGGCTGCCCTTTAGCTG TCCTATGA
- the LOC137811371 gene encoding leucoanthocyanidin dioxygenase yields MTGMVAQRVESLASSGMKHIPKEYVRPQEELDNIGNVFEEEKKEGPQVPTIDLAEIDSPSEVVRGKCRENLKKAAEEWGVMNLVNHGIPEDLLNRLRKAGETFFSLPIEEKENYANDQASGKIQGYGSKLANNASGQLEWEDYFFHLVYPEEKRDLSIWPTKPSDYTEATSEYARRLRKLATKILEALSVGLGLEGGRLEKEVGGMEELLLQLKINYYPICPQPELALGVEAHTDISSLTFLLHNMVPGLQLFYEGKWITAKCVPNSILMHIGDTIEILSNGKYKSILHRGLVNKEKVRISWAVFCEPPKEKIILQPLPELVTEKDPARFPPRTFAQHIHHKLFRKDEESLPK; encoded by the exons ATGACGGGTATGGTGGCTCAAAGAGTTGAAAGCTTGGCTAGCAGTGGGATGAAGCATATCCCGAAGGAGTACGTGAGGCCGCAAGAGGAGTTGGACAACATAGGGAACGTCTTCGAGGAGGAGAAGAAGGAAGGGCCTCAGGTTCCAACCATTGACCTGGCAGAGATAGATTCCCCCTCCGAGGTTGTTCGAGGGAAGTGTCGGGAGAATCTTAAGAAAGCGGCGGAGGAATGGGGCGTCATGAACTTGGTCAACCATGGCATCCCTGAGGACCTCTTGAATCGGCTGCGTAAAGCAGGGGAAACCTTCTTCTCTCTTCCCATTGAGGAGAAGGAGAACTACGCCAACGACCAAGCCTCTGGGAAGATTCAGGGCTATGGGAGCAAGCTTGCTAACAATGCCAGTGGCCAATTGGAGTGGGAAGATTACTTCTTCCACCTTGTTTATCCCGAGGAGAAGCGTGACCTCTCCATCTGGCCAACCAAACCTTCTGATTATAC TGAGGCTACAAGCGAATATGCAAGGCGATTGAGGAAGCTTGCGACGAAGATACTAGAGGCACTTTCTGTTGGATTGGGGTTGGAAGGTGGAAGACTAGAGAAGGAAGTTGGTGGAATGGAGGAGCTTTTGCTTCAATTGAAGATAAACTACTACCCAATTTGTCCCCAGCCAGAATTGGCTCTGGGAGTTGAAGCTCACACGGATATAAGTTCACTCACCTTCCTCCTCCACAACATGGTGCCAGGTCTGCAACTTTTCTACGAGGGCAAATGGATCACAGCAAAGTGTGTGCCTAATTCCATTTTGATGCACATTGGGGACACCATTGAGATCCTGAGTAACGGCAAGTACAAGAGTATTCTCCACAGGGGATTGGTGAACAAAGAAAAGGTTCGAATATCATGGGCAGTGTTCTGTGAACCACCCAAGGAGAAGATAATCTTGCAGCCACTTCCTGAACTTGTGACTGAGAAAGACCCAGCTCGTTTTCCTCCTCGCACTTTTGCTCAACATATTCACCACAAACTTTTCAGGAAGGACGAGGAAAGTCTCCCAAAATGA